Part of the Sphaerochaeta associata genome is shown below.
CCATCGAGCTCGATTTCCCGTGGCTTGTGGGCGATTTTGAACCAAAATGGTCGGTTGGCTGAACAAGTACAAGGTTTTTGGGTCAGAATGAGCCGGAAAACCATGTGTTTTCATCAGGCGTGTCAAAATGAACCACATTGCAGCCTTTTTTCCTACCTTCAGCAGGTGAAATGTACCAGCTAATACTTTTAGAAAATATATAAAAGCCTATCTAAAAAAGAAATAATAAAACTATTTATAAACTTGGCACGCTAGTTGCATCTACTTTTACAACGACCCAAAAGGGAGAATGCAAGATGAAAACGAAACGCGCCATGCTTACCAATAACGATGCTTCTTACGCTTATGACGATGCAAATATTCTGAGTATGTATCTGAAGGAAATCAACCGCATCCCGCTGTTGACACCCGAAGAGGAACTTTCGCTTGCCAAACGCGCCCAGAAGGGTGACGAGTTCGCCCGCAAACGTATGATCGAAGCCAATCTTCGGTTTGTGGTGAATGTAGCCAAGAAATATCAGAACCAGGGTATGCCTTTGATCGATCTGATCAATGAAGGAAACATCGGTCTGATGACGGCTTTGGGCAAGTTCGATCCCGACAAGGGTTATCACTTCATCAGCTATGCCGTGTGGTGGATCCGTCAGTCGGTCATGAAGGCGATCAATGAGAAAAGCAGGGCGGTGCGACTGCCCCTGAACCGAACCAATGAATTGCTGCAGATCCAGAAAGCGCAACGCTCCCTTATGAAAGATTTGAGCACCGATGACCCAACCATGGAGGATATCGGGACTTTGACGGGGTTTGAACCCGAGCACGTTTCCAACCTGCTTTCCATAAGCCGTGATTTGATCAGCCTCGATGCACCTGTCTTCAATGACGGAAGCACCAGCAACATCGGTGATTTCATCGAGGATGAGTCGCAGAATCCCGAGCAGTCCTTGATGGATGCTTCCTTGAAAGAAGATGTGCGATCATTGCTCGCCACACTCAGCGACAAGGAACGCGAGATCATAGAGCTTCGCTTCGGCCTTGAGGGAAAGACCCCGATGTCACTGAAGGAAATCGGAGAGTTGTACAACCTTACCAAGGAGCGTATCCGCCAGATCGAGAAAAAAGCCCTTGAAAGGCTGAGGAATCCTTCGAAGAGCAAGATGGTGGAAAGCTATATTGCATAACAGCACCGCAGGGTGTATCCATATAGATTGAAAAAACCGGGCGACACGTGTGTCCGGTTTTTTCGTATTGACAGGTCAATTGCTTCATGTTAGGATGCAAATGGATAATTTGCATGCGAAAAATATATTTCGAATGCAAAATGGGAAGAAGGAGTACCATGCGGGCAAAAGATACTGCGAATCATGTATACGCCTCTTTGCGCAAGGAAATACTGGGATTGGACATTGTCCCCGGACAATTGATGCGGGAGCAGGACATCTGTGAGCGGTTTGAGGCAAGCAGGACTCCTGTGCATGTCGCACTTGAACGGCTGTGCGATACAGGCCTGCTGGAGTTTGTTCCTTACAAGGGTGTGCGTGCCACCTTGCTGAAATTTTCCCACATCTATCAGATCATATTGATGCGCACCGTCCTTGAGACCAAGGTCCTCATCGACTTTGCCCGGAAAGCCGACCCGTTCGCCTTGGAACGCTGCCATCATTCGCTGCGCAACCAAGGAATACTGCTTGCAAGCGACCAATTCGAGCCTGCGGCATTCTACGCGTTGGATTCTCAACTGCATCAGACGTGGTTTGATGAAGTGGGGTTCCCCTTGTTCTGGGATGCCATTCAGGATTCAGAAGTCTATTACACACGCTTTCGTATGCTGGACATTGTGGAAATGCATAATTTCAAAGAAATTGTGCAGGAGCATGCTGTACTGCTTTCGTTGTTGGAATCACAGCAGTATGATCACATCGAAGGTGTGTTGACCTATCATTTGTTTGGAGGGATTCGCCGTATGCAGTATGTCTTGCAGTCGGATCTCGGTTCATATTTCAGTGATGCACAAAATATCGGGTCGTACCTTGA
Proteins encoded:
- a CDS encoding sigma-70 family RNA polymerase sigma factor, with amino-acid sequence MKTKRAMLTNNDASYAYDDANILSMYLKEINRIPLLTPEEELSLAKRAQKGDEFARKRMIEANLRFVVNVAKKYQNQGMPLIDLINEGNIGLMTALGKFDPDKGYHFISYAVWWIRQSVMKAINEKSRAVRLPLNRTNELLQIQKAQRSLMKDLSTDDPTMEDIGTLTGFEPEHVSNLLSISRDLISLDAPVFNDGSTSNIGDFIEDESQNPEQSLMDASLKEDVRSLLATLSDKEREIIELRFGLEGKTPMSLKEIGELYNLTKERIRQIEKKALERLRNPSKSKMVESYIA
- a CDS encoding GntR family transcriptional regulator; its protein translation is MRAKDTANHVYASLRKEILGLDIVPGQLMREQDICERFEASRTPVHVALERLCDTGLLEFVPYKGVRATLLKFSHIYQIILMRTVLETKVLIDFARKADPFALERCHHSLRNQGILLASDQFEPAAFYALDSQLHQTWFDEVGFPLFWDAIQDSEVYYTRFRMLDIVEMHNFKEIVQEHAVLLSLLESQQYDHIEGVLTYHLFGGIRRMQYVLQSDLGSYFSDAQNIGSYLDRVLSFERPDCLSE